The genomic interval GCACAAACACAAAGGCGCCAGAGGCGTACCAGATGTAGCGCCATCCCTGGTTGTTGGCACTCGTGCAGTTGGTTTCATCGGAACACGAGTAGCGGGGGATGAATGCCCAGGCGAAGAGGCCCGCAATGAGCTGCCCAAGGCCTACAGGAGTCCAAAAGCGTTAGTAGCGGTCTCACGAGTaaccgagaagaagaaactcacccCACCACGCCGCCAGGAGGGTCAGCAACCACTGATTCTTGCTGGGCAGGTATTCCAGAAACACAGTGGTGTCCAGGACCAGGTTGCCCCCGGAGCCGAAGGCACTCAAGGAAACAAACAATCCCAACACAGTCCACGAGGGCGATGCCCCGGCAACGACGGTGAAGACGGATGAGATCAAGAGGGAGAAATTAAAGGCAAAGCGCCGCCCAATGATGTCGGCGGAAAATCCCCAGAAGATGGCACCGACGAGCATGCCAGTATACACCGCAATCGTCAGGCCAGTCGGATAGCTGGGACGGAATTCCTTCCGGGCTTGGGTCGCGACGATGGACTGAATCAACAGAATAAGCGAGTCGACCGCATACCCAAAGCCATTCAGGCAGAAGAGCTTCCAGTGGTGGATGGTGAATCCGATCTCGTCGATAGTCTATACGAAGGACCCAACAATCTTAACTCTATTGCACATCccaaacagaaagaaaaaggccaGGTCCATCTATGATTGATGACTGTATCGATCACTCACGTCGTTGACAATGGTCATCTTAGCGGCCAGCACCTCGTCCACCTGACTCCCTAATAGGTCCTGCTCACCATGGCCAATCGATCGTTCCGAGGACAACGATGGGGTCTGGTGCTTGGGCTTGTCCTTGTCGGCAGTATCTGCATTGGCAACTGTGCCTACGGATTGTTCGACATCCATCGGTGGCAGCGGGCAAGCGTTATCTATTATGGAGTATTGGCGCACTTGGGGAGAGGGTTGATAACGGTCGGTCGGGGCGAGGGACCGGGGGGTCGGGGTCCTTAAAGGTCCTTAAATGACCCCTTTATTTCGTTTGGTCGTGGTGGCGCCAAATCAGCCACGTTCACCATTTCCCCCCCCCATTTCATTTCCTCGGTCCTCTCATTGGCGCTTCTGCTCTCTCCCGGCATCCTTGATGTTAGCTAACAAAGCGACCCGCAACTTTCTGGTTCTGTCTGAATCTTCATTGGCTCCGACGGAGGGCCGTGGGAGCGCCTGGCTTCGGGAGACCAATCAATCCGCAGCAAACCGCGTGCGGGCAATTTGGCTTGTCTAACTACATTGAGAA from Penicillium psychrofluorescens genome assembly, chromosome: 5 carries:
- a CDS encoding uncharacterized protein (ID:PFLUO_007296-T1.cds;~source:funannotate); amino-acid sequence: MDVEQSVGTVANADTADKDKPKHQTPSLSSERSIGHGEQDLLGSQVDEVLAAKMTIVNDTIDEIGFTIHHWKLFCLNGFGYAVDSLILLIQSIVATQARKEFRPSYPTGLTIAVYTGMLVGAIFWGFSADIIGRRFAFNFSLLISSVFTVVAGASPSWTVLGLFVSLSAFGSGGNLVLDTTVFLEYLPSKNQWLLTLLAAWWGLGQLIAGLFAWAFIPRYSCSDETNCTSANNQGWRYIWYASGAFVFVLSVLRVVVVRLEETPKFLLTEGKDEQAVRVLNNIANRYNRPCSLTIERLRACGETAHRETTTAGMTQRLISPSEVAFHFRGLYATRKMALSTSLVWFSWLLIGLAYPLYNVFLPTYLASRGAAFGQPSEYITWRNYAINNTCGIFGPVLAGFMCRSGWFWGRRGTMIIGAIVTMIFFFCYTQVRTAAENLGFTCAISFCLNIYYGTLYAYTPEVDTNFDQ